Proteins encoded within one genomic window of Candidatus Syntrophoarchaeum caldarius:
- a CDS encoding protein containing PilT protein, which translates to MKLRASDLTGIKKHYDLMKEMKGNEKVYEKCFNLSRDFFFSLSALDIKVLPLTLSWEEVLETMKEFRLFPNDALIAATCKYHGINEVATFNPIPNPDL; encoded by the coding sequence ATGAAGCTCAGGGCATCAGATTTGACTGGAATCAAAAAGCACTATGATCTGATGAAAGAGATGAAGGGAAATGAGAAGGTGTATGAGAAATGTTTCAACCTGTCCAGGGACTTCTTCTTTTCTCTATCAGCGCTGGACATTAAGGTTCTTCCTTTAACTCTTTCATGGGAGGAGGTGTTAGAAACAATGAAAGAATTTCGTTTATTCCCGAACGATGCACTCATCGCTGCAACCTGCAAATATCACGGCATAAATGAGGTAGCAACCTTTAATCCCATCCCTAACCCGGACTTATAG